GCTGTGGGCAAATATGCCGCCACGCTATGCAAGCGTTCTGGTGGCATTTGCGATGGCGGTTATCGTCCTCGCAGCCTCGGGGCATTTGTTAGCAAAACGCCCGCAGCACAGCGGCGCGGCTGGCGGCACATGCCAGGCGCTGGCACATCCGGGTATGCGGCTTATCGCTATCGTGTGCTTTTTCATCTTTATGATCGAAGGCGCAATGCTCGACTGGTCTGCGGTTTTTCTCCACAGCGAGCGGCGGGTAGCAACGCAGCAGGCGGGGTTTGGTTTCACGCTCTATTCCGTCGCCATCGCGCTGGCGAGGCTGTACGGCGATCGCCTGATTAATCGCTATGGCCATCTGAGAATGCTGATTGCCAGCGCGATAAGCGCCGCCGCAGGATTGCTGGTGGTGGTGTCGGTTGATAGTGCAGCCGTTTCCCTGGCGGGGTTTGCGCTGGTAGGCGCAGGGTTGGCGAATATCGTGCCCATTCTTTTCTCGATCGCGGGGAATCAGCCGGTGCCATCGCACTTTGCGCTGCCCGCAGTGACACTGTTTGGCTATGCCGGGCTGTTAAGCGGCCCGGCGTTAATTGGCGTTTTCGCGCAGCATACCAGCCTGGTCACGGTGTTCAGCGCCGGGGTGGCGATCCTGATCGCGATAAGCCTGCTGGCACGCGCCATTACACGGTAGTTGATTAATAAACTGAAGAAAGGAGTCTTTATGAACAATGCAGCTCAGGCTATTTTTAGCCTGCATTACATCGGCCTGAATTTAAAGAAAGGCGTTACTGAGGCTGATTTTGAAGAGTTTGTCCGCCAGCGCGGCGTGCAGATCCCGGCTTATCCTGGATGGCGCTGGACGCTCCTGAAAGGGTTGCGCGGCGAGAGAGAAAACCAGTATCTGATGCTGTACGAAGCCCCGAGTTTGCCGCTCTATTCCCGTTATGTTGCAGAGAACGGCGAACAAACGGCAGAGGCGCAAAATTTCTGGCAACAGCATCCACAGGCGCTGGCGTTGATTGCCGAGTGGAAAACCTATGCCACCTTCGCCGAATTGCCGACCCTTTTCACCACCTATTCGTTGGTCGCGGAAAACACCAACAGCTCACTGGCGGAAGGGCCCAATTATCAGGTTGTCGCCGGGCAAAAAACGCGCTCGCGCGTGGTGGGCATTCATAATCTGGCCTTACGTGCTGGCGTAAAACCGCAAACTTTTGAACAATTTATTATCGATAACATTCACCGCGTGGAAGATTACCCCGGCTGGAAGTTTCATTTACTGAAAGGTCAGGGCGGCAACCGACAGGAGCAGTATGCGGTAATGCTGGAAATCGAAAGCCTCGATTCGCTGAATTCATTTCATCCGGAGCTCGATGTTTCCACGGAAAAGGCGCTGAGCTTCGTAAAAGCGCACCAGGATACAGAACGCATGTATGACGAATGGCGCACGCTGGCCTCGTTCTCCGGTGCGCCGCAACTCTATACGGACTACCTGGCGATTGCCGGAAATGGGCAATAATTGATTCACTCAACTCTGGCGACACCGGCCAGACGGCTCAGGTCGCCGCCCAGACGCGTATTTTGCCACGGACGCAAACTGGCCAACCGCTGTTTCAACGCACTGTCACAGACATACAGCGAACACCAGGCGTCAAGCCAGGCCAGGTTCGTCGGATGTTGCAAAAAAGCCCTATCCTGCGCTACGCCAGTGCGTTGTGTAAATGCGCTGGCGTCATCCAGGCCGCCAATCACCCGCACGCCGAGGCGTTTTAATGCGCCGTGATTTTCTGCCAGTGCATCAATGCCATTCGCCCGCGCAAACAGCGCGATCATCACCAGCGGTTGCAGCGCGTAATTATGATAGGAAAGGGCGCGCTGGCGGCGGCGCAGCTCATTGGGTAAAAAGCCTTCATCATCCACCTGCTGCATGGCGGTGCGATAGATATCCAGCGCGGCGGTGAACAGATCCTGTCGCTGCGTTACCACGGCGGTGGCAATGATCGCCCAGGCCGCCCAGTAACTATGGTTGTTAACCCTCTCCAGCGGCAAATCATGCCACTCTTTCACGGTCAAATCCCCCAGACGCCCCAGCCAGCGTTGAATATTTTGCTGCTGCGCCGGGTAAGCGTTAAGCGGATGCTGCGGCGCGTATTCCAGTTGCAACCAGGCGGAGGAGAAGGTGGCCAGCGCCCATTTGCGCATTGACCTGCCGGTATGATTATTGGCGCGCTCCGTTAACGCGCCCGCGCTGGCCCATTGATCCAGCGCGGCCACCGTGCAGGCAACATATTGCGCATTGCCGCTGTGCGCCCAGGCGGTGACCTGACGGCTGATATAGCGCTCCATATCGGTGATAGGCAGCGTCTGCTGGTGAAACGCCGCATCGGCCTGCGGATTGAGCGTGGCACGGGCGCTGTCGGAGCCTGCATATTTGCTGGGGAAATCGAGCACGCCGGTAAACGGCGCGGGAACATTCGGGCATTTTACGGTTTTATCGCCTGAAGCCTTTTGTTCCGGCGGCTGCATAAATCCGGCGGGAGGAGAGAGAGAAGCGGCGGCACAGGTGGCCGCCGTCAGGATAAAAAACAGCACAGCTCTGAGTAACATCATGCTTCGCCTTTTGCACAAAAATGCCCGCAACGACTATAGCATGTGTTGATCAGCTACCGCCGAACACATGTACCGCGCGATGCAGGCGGGCTGCGCGTTCTGAAAGATCTTCCGCCGCGCTGGTTACCTGTTCCACCATCGACGTGTTGTTGTGGGTCATGGTCCCGATACGGGAAACGGACTGGTTAATCAGCTCCAGCGCCTGCGTCTGTTCGTTGGTCGCAGTGCTAATCTCTTTGATCATCGTGGACATGTTAATCACGCTGTCAATCATCGCCGTCAGATGCGTTTCCGTATTGGCAACCATCTCCACACCGTTCTTCACGTTCGCCACGTTATGCTCAATCAGCGTCTGGATCTCGCGCGCGGCGGAGGCCGAGTGTTGCGCCAGATTGCGCACTTCGGCGGCAACCACGGCAAAGCCACGGCCGGACTCTCCGGCACGCGCCGCTTCCACCGCCGCATTCAGCGCCAGGATATTGGTCTGGAAGGCGATACTGTCGATGACGCTAATGATATCGACGATTTTGCTGTTATCCGCAGAAACAGACTGCATCATGCCGATCGTTTTTTTCATCACATTACCGCTTTCCATCGCGCTGGCGCTGGCTTCATCCGCTCTGACCATCGCTTCGGCAGCGGTTTCCGCTGTCTGGCGCACGGCGCTGGCAATCTCTTCTACCGCGGCGGCAGTCTGATGCAGTTCGCCGGAGGTTTCTTCCGTGCGGCGTTGCAGGGATTCGCCTTCGCTGGTAATACGCCCGCTGATCACACGGATACCGTTGATTTGCGTCGAGACATCGCCCACCAGCGAACTGAGATTTAACCCGGCCTGGTTAACCAGACGCATCAATAAACCAATTTCATCCACACGATTAAAGCGCACATAATCGCCCTGGCGGCCGGAAACCACTTTCTGCATTTGTTCGAGCACAATTTTCAGCGGACGAGATATTTGGCTGTGCAAAAAAACTGACAACAAACCTAATATAATAATTGCACTTCCGGCTTTTTCTGCGGCATCGAAAGGAACAAATTGCAGCGCAACGAGCAGGGCGGCGGTAATAATCGTGCCAACATTTATGCGTTTTGAAACACTGATTCGCTGGAAGATGGAGAAAAAAGAAAATAAACCACGGCGAACAACCAGTCCTTTATAAAAACGATGTCCGCGGAGCTTGTTTTCATTCGCCTGCTGATAAAGTTCAGCGCTGGCGTCAATTTCTTCACGGGTTGGGATATTTCGCACCGAGATATAACCGGTGAGCTCTCCTTGCTGATATACCGGAGTGACGTTGGCGCGAACCCAGTAGTGATCGCCATTGAGACGGCGGTTTTTAACGATCCCGGTCCAACTGTCTCCTTGCTGAATAGTGAACCACATATCGCTAAATGCCGCAGGCGGCATATCAGGGTGACGAATTATATTATGCGCCTCACCCATAAGTTGATCTTCGCTATATCCGCTGGCATCAATAAAAGCGGAGTTAGCATAAGTAATATGGCTGTGTGTGTTAGTGGTCGACAACAGCGTCGTGCCATCGTTAAGCAAAAACTCTTTCTGTGTAACAGGAGTGTTACGCTTCATGAATATTCCCCACAATATACCGCGATCAAAAAAGTATTGCTGACGCGGTAATGGCTTTTTTTATAATTTACCGGCCAGTCGATTTGTTGTTATTACCGATGCATTCTCCACAAACCTGGGGCTGACGGAAAGTAGCTGTGATAAATATTTTTTAAGTCAGGCTTACCGTTCCGTTGATAAATATTGTTATGATTTTGCGAAAGAAAAATGATGAAGTGAAAATTCACCAGCGATAAGTAAATCCTTAAGCCAAATTACCAGCCAGCCATGCATAAAAGCCTGAAAATTAAGCGACGAAAAATAGAAACATTAACATAGCGGGCTAATGTGTTTACATTTTTGCGCAGCCAAATATCAGCAAAACAGCAGCATTCGTTAAATATTGCCTCAACAACAGTCAAAAAAACATTATATTTTGCAGGGGAATTGTACAGACAGCGAATAGGGAAATGGGAATACTGCGCGGCGTAAGTAGCGCCGCGCAATAATTAATGGCTAAGGATTTGGTCGAGAAACTGGCGGGTACGCGGATGCGCAGGCTGGGTAAAAAAGGTTTCTGGCGGGGCGGATTCGACAATGCGCCCGTCGGCCATCAGCACCACGTTATCCGCAACGGTGCGGGCAAACCCCATCTCATGGGTGACCACAATCATCGTCATACCGCTTTCAGCGAGATCGAGCATTACGTCCAGCACTTCTTTGATCATCTCCGGATCGAGCGCCGAAGTGGGTTCATCAAACAGCATTATCTCTGGTTGCATACAGAGTGCGCGGGCAATGGCCACACGCTGCTGCTGGCCGCCAGAGAGTTGCAGCGGGAACTTATGCGCCTGATTGGCAATCTGCACTTTTTCCAGATAATGCATCGCCAGTTCCGTTGCCTGCGCGCGGCTCATCTTGCGCACCAGTGTCGGGCCGATAATCAGGTTATCCAGCACGCTTAAGTGCGGAAACAGATTAAACTGCTGAAACAGCATGCCAATACTCAGACGGATACGACTGATATTACGCACGTTGTCGTTCATTTCGATGCCGTTCACCAGAATCTGGCCTTTCTGATGCTCTTCCAGCCGGTTAATGCAGCGGATCAGCGTTGATTTTCCGGAGCCAGAAGGGCCGCAAATCACCACGCGTTCCCCTTTTTTCACGCTGAGCGATACCTCATCCAGCACCTGAAATTTCCCGTACCATTTACTGACACCGGTTAATTGAATAATCGCGTCTTGCGCGGGCGAAGTGGCTTGCATCACGAAACTCCTTCAGGATTACGGCTGGCATCAATGCGTTTTTCTACCCACACGGCATAACGGGAAAGCAAAAAGCCAAACACTAAATAGAGACCGGCAATGAACACGTAGGTTTCGATGTAGTAGCGACGCCACTGCGGATCCTGCATCGCAGCAGTAGTGGCAGTCAGCACATCGAACAACCCAATGATGATGACAAACGACGAGTTTTTCATTGCCGCAATAATATGGTTGGTCACCGCTGGCAGGCAGATACGCAGCGCCTGCGGCAGCACGATTTTCGTGGTGGTGTGCCAGTACCCCAGATTCAGCACGGCAGCAGCTTCATACTGGCCGCGCGGCACCGCCTGTAAACCGCCACGGATCACTTCCGCCTGGTAACAGGCAAAGAACAGCGCAATACCAATAATCACGCGCAGCAGTTTATTGACCTCCATGCCTGCCGGTAAAAATAGCGGGAACACATTCACCGCGACAAACAGAATGGTGATCAGCGGCACGCCGCGCAGACTTTCAATAAAAATGACCGACAGGCCGCGCAGAAACGGCAGCGGCGAACGGCGTCCGAGCGCGAGGATGACCGAAACCGGCATACCGATGATTACAGTGCCGGAAAAGAGCAGCAGGGTGAGTGGCAAACCGCCCCAGTCAGATGAGGGCACCGCTTTCAGCCCAAAAAAACCGCCGCTCATCAACACCGACATCAGCGCAATCGATACCAGCCACAGCGGCCACAATAAGCGCGAGTGCCAGCACATTGGCGAGAGTGATAAACCAACGGTGACAAACCACACCAGCATCGCCAGCGCTGCGCGCCACTGCTCATCATAGGGATAAAGACCAAACAGGATCGGGCGATACTTTTCGCCAATCACCGCCCAGCAGGCCCCGGTGGCGGCCCGGCACTGTTCTGCCGTGCCATGAAAACCG
The Kosakonia oryzae genome window above contains:
- a CDS encoding MFS transporter, producing the protein MTRHFSGIFPSENLRQQRSTRAIFLVAGLGVSAWAPLIPLVKRGLQLDDGELGLLLFCVAAGSMLAMPFNGRLIHRVGYRALILCCALLLCVCLSLLLSVTSPAAMGGVLLLFGAANGLLDVSMNSQAVVVEREAGQARMAGFHSFFSLGCIAGAGSISLLLWANMPPRYASVLVAFAMAVIVLAASGHLLAKRPQHSGAAGGTCQALAHPGMRLIAIVCFFIFMIEGAMLDWSAVFLHSERRVATQQAGFGFTLYSVAIALARLYGDRLINRYGHLRMLIASAISAAAGLLVVVSVDSAAVSLAGFALVGAGLANIVPILFSIAGNQPVPSHFALPAVTLFGYAGLLSGPALIGVFAQHTSLVTVFSAGVAILIAISLLARAITR
- a CDS encoding mannuronate-specific alginate lyase gives rise to the protein MMLLRAVLFFILTAATCAAASLSPPAGFMQPPEQKASGDKTVKCPNVPAPFTGVLDFPSKYAGSDSARATLNPQADAAFHQQTLPITDMERYISRQVTAWAHSGNAQYVACTVAALDQWASAGALTERANNHTGRSMRKWALATFSSAWLQLEYAPQHPLNAYPAQQQNIQRWLGRLGDLTVKEWHDLPLERVNNHSYWAAWAIIATAVVTQRQDLFTAALDIYRTAMQQVDDEGFLPNELRRRQRALSYHNYALQPLVMIALFARANGIDALAENHGALKRLGVRVIGGLDDASAFTQRTGVAQDRAFLQHPTNLAWLDAWCSLYVCDSALKQRLASLRPWQNTRLGGDLSRLAGVARVE
- a CDS encoding methyl-accepting chemotaxis protein encodes the protein MKRNTPVTQKEFLLNDGTTLLSTTNTHSHITYANSAFIDASGYSEDQLMGEAHNIIRHPDMPPAAFSDMWFTIQQGDSWTGIVKNRRLNGDHYWVRANVTPVYQQGELTGYISVRNIPTREEIDASAELYQQANENKLRGHRFYKGLVVRRGLFSFFSIFQRISVSKRINVGTIITAALLVALQFVPFDAAEKAGSAIIILGLLSVFLHSQISRPLKIVLEQMQKVVSGRQGDYVRFNRVDEIGLLMRLVNQAGLNLSSLVGDVSTQINGIRVISGRITSEGESLQRRTEETSGELHQTAAAVEEIASAVRQTAETAAEAMVRADEASASAMESGNVMKKTIGMMQSVSADNSKIVDIISVIDSIAFQTNILALNAAVEAARAGESGRGFAVVAAEVRNLAQHSASAAREIQTLIEHNVANVKNGVEMVANTETHLTAMIDSVINMSTMIKEISTATNEQTQALELINQSVSRIGTMTHNNTSMVEQVTSAAEDLSERAARLHRAVHVFGGS
- a CDS encoding amino acid ABC transporter ATP-binding protein; this encodes MQATSPAQDAIIQLTGVSKWYGKFQVLDEVSLSVKKGERVVICGPSGSGKSTLIRCINRLEEHQKGQILVNGIEMNDNVRNISRIRLSIGMLFQQFNLFPHLSVLDNLIIGPTLVRKMSRAQATELAMHYLEKVQIANQAHKFPLQLSGGQQQRVAIARALCMQPEIMLFDEPTSALDPEMIKEVLDVMLDLAESGMTMIVVTHEMGFARTVADNVVLMADGRIVESAPPETFFTQPAHPRTRQFLDQILSH
- a CDS encoding amino acid ABC transporter permease; amino-acid sequence: MQNAVVFWLRRNLFSSVAQTVLTLLLLTVIGLVASTLIRWGIIDAIGFHGTAEQCRAATGACWAVIGEKYRPILFGLYPYDEQWRAALAMLVWFVTVGLSLSPMCWHSRLLWPLWLVSIALMSVLMSGGFFGLKAVPSSDWGGLPLTLLLFSGTVIIGMPVSVILALGRRSPLPFLRGLSVIFIESLRGVPLITILFVAVNVFPLFLPAGMEVNKLLRVIIGIALFFACYQAEVIRGGLQAVPRGQYEAAAVLNLGYWHTTTKIVLPQALRICLPAVTNHIIAAMKNSSFVIIIGLFDVLTATTAAMQDPQWRRYYIETYVFIAGLYLVFGFLLSRYAVWVEKRIDASRNPEGVS